One Labilithrix sp. genomic window, TCGTGTCGAGCTCGGCGTTGTAGCCGCTCGCGGGCGCGATGCCGAGGATGCATCCGCCGCCGCCGCTCATGCAGAACTCGCGCAGCGTAGGGGCCGGGGTGAAGACGCCGATGTAATAGACGTCGTCGTCGACCTCCTCCTCCGCGCGCATGTTCATGACGGTGTTGAGGAGCTCGCTCCATCCGTCGCCGTCGGGCGCGATCGGGATCGGGAACGCGAGCTCGGCGTGCAGCGACACCTCGACCTCGGAGACGGGATAGAGCTTGTAGAGCGCGTCGTGGTAGCGCTTCACGTTCGCGTCGCTGAGGTCGGGCAGGCGCTCCTCGCCCTCGGCGGTGTATTTCACCGGCACGAGCTGCACGCGCAGCGGAGGCGCGTCGACCGCCTCCGCCGCGATCGTCTCGTCGCCCTCCGGGAAGTGGATCGCGTCGTCCTTCGTCGCGCCGATCACGTCGACGGAGAGCTCGAGGTCCTTCGTCACGAGCTCGGCGTCGAGCTCGAAGTTGAACGTGGTGTCGAGGTCGCTGTCGACGTACACGCCGAGCGAGCGCGGGCCGGCGGAGAGGACGGTCTCCTCGCCGCCGCTCTTCACGTGGAGCTTGGCCGACACCTTCGGCGGCCGCGCGCCGGCGAGCCGCTTCGCGTGCACGCGCACGAGCGCGGGGCGCTTCGTGAGGATGGGGGCGTTCCGCTCCTCGGTGAGCGCGCCGTCTTCGACGAGCCGCACCTCGACGCCCTGGTAGATCGAGACCCGATCGATCGAGACGCCGCCCGCGACCGTCTTCGTGGGTTCCGTCGAATTCGTGTCAGGGGTCGGCTGCTCGGTCCTCGTGATCACCTCGGTCCCGCACGCGGCGCTGAGGAGGGTGAGGGCGAACGCAAGTGAGCGGATCTTCATCGAGCGCCGGTGCGGCTTAGCATCGGCCGCCGGGAGGGCCCGTCCGAAAGCGTTTCCTTCGCGTCTCAACGATCTTTGCTACGACGGAAAAGGCGAACGGTGGAGACCATTTATGCAGCCATTCCCGCGGCGATCGCGGGCTCTTTCCTGGCGCTCCGGGCGGGGTGGCGGGCGTGGCAGCCGGCGCGCCTGCTCCTCGCGGGGCGTTATGAGGAGGCGGCCCGGGCCGGGACCGAGCTCGACCGTTCGTGGCTGCGGGTTTTCCCGTCGGTCCGGAGCTCGGCGCGGTATGCGATCGCATGCGCGCGGCACCTCGCGGGGGATCTGGAGGGCTCGCTCGAGGTGACGGCGACGCTGGAGAAGCGGGATCGCTACGACGTCCGCTCGCTCGACGCGGCGAGCCTGGTGCTGCTCGATCGCGACGCGGCGGACGCGGAGCGCGCGCTCGTCCTGCTCGAGCGCCTGCGCGATCGCGCGCCGGAGGATCATTTCCTCGAGTCGCTCGCGCGCCACCGCCTCGGCAAGGAGGCGACGCTCGCGCGCGACGTCACGGGCGCGCCGGCGCCGCCGGGCGATCGCGCGACCATCTTCTACTTCCTGCGCGGCCTCTACTACGCGCGCGTCCGCGGCCTCGACCACCTCGCGCGGGAGGACTTCGAGCGCGCAGCGGAGGGCGCCCACGCCAACGTGTACTCACAGCGGGCGCGAAGCATGCTCGCCGAGCGCGCAGCGGACGAGGGCCCATCGAGCCTCGCCCCACAGGTCGTCGCGAAGCGCGAGGAGTGAGGGCTCGAGCGGACATGCGCGTTCGAGTCATTTTTCTTTAGGCCCGCACGACGTCGTCTCGCGCTTCGACGTCCTCGCGTGGGGCGCTGGTGGGCCTTCTCACCTACGATGTCCTCTTCACGCCGCCGGCACATCGCGAACACCATCGAACACCGCGACGAGCACTCGACCCATCGACGTTTCCAAGCCCGCCCGCACTCGACCTCGAAGCTTCGACTCCGTCGCTCTTTCCCTCTCCCTGAACCCTCTCCCTCTCCCTGAACCTCTCCCTCTCCCTGAACCTCTCCCTCTCCCTGAACCAAAAGCCTCGAGTGTCGCGAAACCACGCGCCCAGTTGCCGAACCTCTTAGAACGCGTCCGCCGTTACCTTGTCGTAAATAACGTTACAATACCCTGGGTTCGCGAACCCGACGTTTCGTGCTCCCACCGAGAATTGCATCTGTAGATCGGCCGTCCCGACTCCCGCGACCTGGCCGAAGGGCCGAGTAACTTGGTGCATCCTCTTGGTCTTCGGGTCGTAGCCGAAAACCGTGATCGAGGCTGTACCGCTGGCGCGAATGACGTCGAACCTTGCGTGCTCCCACTTGTAGTTCGGTTCAGGCTGAAGTGAAAAGTATTGGAACGAGCTGCACTCGCGGGCACCGTAGTTCTTGATGCACCCGCCGTATCCGTGTTCGGTCAAGAATAGTTCGATTCGAAAGGTCTCGGCGACGGGATTGAAGAACGAACCGAACTTCAGGTACGCGAGTTTGATGTACGAGCTGGCGTCCGAGCAGTACGGGTTGAGATCGAATTCGAAGACGACGTGCGGACGGTCGTACGGAAAGTCGTACGTCTTGTGGAGGTACGCTTGCCAGTCGCCGCCGATGCGGATCTGCGCCAGGAACCCCTTCGAATCGGGCGCCCCGATCCATTGCTGAACGTTGGCCGTCGAGGTGTCGCCGGCTGGAACCACAACGAAGCCATCCCAGCAGCCGGGACAGATTCCTTCGAGCGACGGTCCGTCGAAATCCGAGCAGAAGCCGTGAGGATTGTTGGAGCACCACGTCCCCGGGCCGCTGGGGACGGTCGCGCCGGCGTCCTGAAGAGGTACGCTCGCGTCTTCAGGGCCAGACGTCGGCGTGGGTTCTTCGCCAGCGTTGGTCGGCGGCGCGGGGGGTGGGCCCGCATCGGGTGGTGGCACCTTGTCGCGAATCGCTCCGTCGGGCGGTCGACCGGCATCGGCTAGCTGAACTGAACCTCCGGCAGCGTCCTTCGAAGAGGTAGGTGCCGCATCAGGCGCATCGGCACGCTGCGCTACTAGTTCGTATGAGGCACATTGGGTTGTCGCTATGAAGACGAGTACCACGGTTGTCGAAGCGAAGACGCGCAACGATAGGTGTAAGGCATTTTTCATTGAAAGCGGCCTCCCATGCCCAGCCATCCAAGTCCGATCAGAGGTCGGACGTCTGTTCGACTCGTCGTTTTTGTTTGTGTCGGACTCGATGGGCTAGCAACTAGGAAATAGCTGCCGAGACCGAGGCCGATCGCCGCGACACCGAATCCGATCCCCAGGAGGATCCTGTCTCGCGTGAGTGCGTCTACTTCGGCTTCACGCTCACGCGGACAGCGCTCAGTCTGCGCTCCCGTCGGCACGCCGTCAGCGTCGAGCGTGCAGGTCTTCGCGAGCGACGCATTTTGAAGACGCTCGCTCACCAAGAACACGATGCCCGTTGCGAGGCCGGCGGCGCCGATCCCGTAGGACACCCACGTGCCGACGGGCACGCCACTCTTCGTCTCAGGTGTCGGGGGCAACGAGGCCGGCGCTTCCAGGGAGACCATGTCGACCGGCAGCGCGATCTCCAACACGCCATCGGTCTCAGCCAGCCGCACGACGACCGCGCGCGACTCGGTGGTGGTCCCCATGGTGGCTATGACGGTGTGCTCGCCTGGGTCTAACTCGAGCGCCTGTCCGGGCGCTTGTGACATTCCATCGACTTTGATCGCCGCTGCGGCCAACGGGGTTCCGCGGCGATCAACAACGCGCACCGTCAGCTTCGGTATCAGCGGCGCGACGGCCCCCAACCAGCCAGTACACGCCTGCACGATCGACGGTGGGCACAGGGCGCTGGAGCAAGTGCGGAGCGCGGCTCGACGAGCGAGAAGCTTCTCCGGCGTATCGCGGCGGAGCACCTGCGCTTGGACGTGGGCTGTTGTACACGCGGCTTCCTCGGTAGCGTGCGCGGTAGCCTCCGCTGTCGTTGCAGCAACTGTCAAAAAAGCCGTGCGGATCCACATATTCATGGACACCCAGCTTTGTGAACTTGAATGCCGTCAACGATGGTGAAGGGCGGATTGCAGTTGAGTCGTGGCGACGTTGCGGTCGTCGTCGTTCCTACGCGTGGCTTCACTGCGGGAGCTTTGATCCGTAACGTTGCAGAAGCGATCGGCCGCGGCAGACTTGTTGCGGGTGCGGCCGTGGTCGCGGGCGGCGATTCGTTCTCGCGCGCAATTGCCGGCTCAGTCGGTGCTGCGGGGGGCAAAGCGGGCTCGCCGCGGGTTTCACTGGGTGAAACAAGTGAAGCGGACTGAACGGCTTCGTCGCGAGGATTCGCCAACGTGTGCACACCCACGGCGGCGAGCGCGACGACGATCGCAATGGCCCCCACCACGCCCCATCTCGGCGAGAACCGCCGTCGCGTCGGAGCTTCGTCCGAATCGGGTTCTGGCGCATTGCTAGTGCGCGATTGGAACCAGCGACGAAAGGCGTCGCCAACGCGTTTCCACGCCGGCGTTCCCGGCGCTGCGTCGCACTCGGTAATTGGCGCGCTTGAGACTGGCCGCCCCGTGGTGCCGCCAAGAAGGGCTGCCCTATTTCCCGGGGACGCGAGCGTGCCAGAACGCTGATTGATTGGCTTCACGCCAGCAACCGCGAGCATCGTCTCGCTGAGGGTGCCCCGAACGACCGTCGCGTCCTCGGTCGGTTCGAACGCCTTCAAGCGCGTCTGCGCTTCCTCCAACGCGGTGCGCATGTCGTTAGCAGATAGCCATCGGTTTGCCTTCTCGAACGCGAGCGCGCGGTCCACAAGCTCCACAACCTCCGTCGGCGCTTCAGGCAGCACCGCCGCGAGCGAAGGCGCAGGACGAGTGGCCGCGAGAATCGCGATGTGCTGCCCGGATTGTCCTTCGTGAACGGAGCGTCCGCTGAGAAGCGTGTACATGGTTGCGCCCACAGCCCAGATATCCGTCAGGGGCCCCAGTTCGTTTACGAGGCCACCGGCCTGCTCGGGCGCCATGAAGGCCGGCGTGCCGAACACCGACCCCGTCGATGTCGCGCTGGACACCGCCGCGTCGCGAACGCGGGCGATTCCGAAGTCGAGCACCTTCAGCTCGCCTGAGGTCGTCACGAACAGGTTCGCCGGCTTCAAATCGCGGTGAATGACGCCCGCGCCGTGCGCAACGGTGAGCACTGCGCAAAGATCCGACGCGATGGTGAGAACCGTCTTCGCGGGGAGCTTCCGACCGTATGCTTCCCATAGCTCCTCGACGCTCTGTCCTTCGAGTAGCTCCATGACGAGGAAGGCGGCGCCGTCCTCAGCCACGTCGTCATCGACCACTGCGACGACCCCCGAGTGCTTTACCGCATTCGCCGCCTGCGCTTCCCGCAAGAACCTCTTTCGGAGGTCCGTGCGGATCGACAGCTCCGGGTGAAGAAGCTTCAACGCCACGCGTCGACCGTTGCGGTGCATCGCCTCGTAGACCGACGCCATGCCCCCGATGCCGATGACGCGCTCCACGGTGTACTTGCCGCGAAGGACTGTACCGACCCGCGCCTCTGCGCGAGCCCGAAGGTCGTCGTCCACTTCGGTCATGCGCTTACCGCAAGCTGATGCGTGAGATCCCTCCGACGCATATTAGGTCACGTTAGACCCTGTTTTCGGAGACGTCCAGCGTCGACCGTCCGGAGTACGTGGACGACCAGCGACGCAGATGGCGACGTGCCTGCGGCGACGTTGGGCATCGCGTCCGCGAGCTGCGCCAGGCGAAGGGCTGGACGCAGGAGGACCTCGCGGAAAAGCTCGAGATCGAAGGGCGTGAAGTCCGGCGAATCGAGGCGGGCCGCAACCTGACGATCCGCGCTCTCGTGCGTCTCGCGGATGCGCTCAGCACGAACCTCCCGGATCTGTTTCAACCTCCGAAGTCGAGACCAAAGCGGAAGCCCGGCCGTCCGCCGAAGCAGCCCAGCGAAGGATCAACGTGACCGTCCCAGCGCTACGATAAATCCGACGTACCGTTGCCGGCAGGCCAGCAAGATTTTCAATAGCGGCTGCGTTGGAGTCGATCTTCTCCACCGGCCGCAATGCTCTCGAAGGCGTTGTCGAGCGGAAGACATCCCAACGACCCTTGCCCGCAAGCGTGGCGACCGCATCGACTACGCGCTGCTCGAGTTCGTCATCGCGTCGTCCCTTCCAGAGACAGTCGGCCAGTGCGACGAGCAACTCCTCGATCGTCACCTCGGACTCGTCTCGCCACCGCGCATGGGGTCCGGCACATTCGCGCGACGCGTTCGTCGACGCCGTGCCGAAGGAGGAGGGCACCACCATCATCTTCGTGGCGACGTCCGGATTGATCGAGCTCCTGCAGGGCCTTGCCAGCGTCGTGGAGCCGTGCGCCGAGACGAACGAGGCGACCATCGACGGCAACGAGTGTCATCACCGCGGCGAGGACCTCCTCCGCAGCTTCATCGACGAGCTCGCCGTGTCGGATCAGGCGCTCGGGAGCGCCGATCTCGCGCAGAATGGCCTCGGCTTCCTTGTCATGGATCTCCGATGCCGCTTGCCGCACTCTTCGAGAGTACCGTCGAGCCCCAGTTGGTCGAACCG contains:
- a CDS encoding helix-turn-helix transcriptional regulator, with the translated sequence MDDQRRRWRRACGDVGHRVRELRQAKGWTQEDLAEKLEIEGREVRRIEAGRNLTIRALVRLADALSTNLPDLFQPPKSRPKRKPGRPPKQPSEGST
- a CDS encoding serine/threonine protein kinase; amino-acid sequence: MTEVDDDLRARAEARVGTVLRGKYTVERVIGIGGMASVYEAMHRNGRRVALKLLHPELSIRTDLRKRFLREAQAANAVKHSGVVAVVDDDVAEDGAAFLVMELLEGQSVEELWEAYGRKLPAKTVLTIASDLCAVLTVAHGAGVIHRDLKPANLFVTTSGELKVLDFGIARVRDAAVSSATSTGSVFGTPAFMAPEQAGGLVNELGPLTDIWAVGATMYTLLSGRSVHEGQSGQHIAILAATRPAPSLAAVLPEAPTEVVELVDRALAFEKANRWLSANDMRTALEEAQTRLKAFEPTEDATVVRGTLSETMLAVAGVKPINQRSGTLASPGNRAALLGGTTGRPVSSAPITECDAAPGTPAWKRVGDAFRRWFQSRTSNAPEPDSDEAPTRRRFSPRWGVVGAIAIVVALAAVGVHTLANPRDEAVQSASLVSPSETRGEPALPPAAPTEPAIARENESPPATTAAPATSLPRPIASATLRIKAPAVKPRVGTTTTATSPRLNCNPPFTIVDGIQVHKAGCP
- a CDS encoding HDIG domain-containing protein: MRQAASEIHDKEAEAILREIGAPERLIRHGELVDEAAEEVLAAVMTLVAVDGRLVRLGARLHDAGKALQELDQSGRRHEDDGGALLLRHGVDERVARMCRTPCAVARRVRGDDRGVARRTGRLSLEGTTR